A window of Aricia agestis chromosome 3, ilAriAges1.1, whole genome shotgun sequence contains these coding sequences:
- the LOC121725349 gene encoding uncharacterized protein LOC121725349, producing MFSATASFYKEYELIHKCSKHLNKLIGFPILIMLLSSGMCTVLIMKTVVQYFNSNALEHYNVMVVGIARCLKYIFLIVALCFFSTITVNQVEDLQVILQETLNTQELSKMERRNIKAFLQLTKDNQIVYLLGGVVKMNMALPLNYCSICTTYLLIVIQFSKFLD from the exons ATGTTCAGCGCCACGGCCTCGTTCTACAAGGAATACGAATTAATACACAAGTGCTCCAAGCATTTGAATAAACTTATCGGTTTTCCG ATTTTGATAATGTTATTGTCATCTGGTATGTGCACGGTGTTGATAATGAAGACTGTGgtgcaatattttaattcaaatgcTTTG GAGCATTACAACGTTATGGTGGTGGGTATAGCTCGATGTCTGAAGTACATATTTCTGATCGTGGCGCTGTGTTTCTTTTCCACAATAACAGTAAACCAAGTTGAGGATTTACAAGTTATTTTACAAGAAACTTTGAACACACAGGAGCTAA GTAAAATGGAGCGGCGTAACATAAAGGCGTTTCTTCAGTTGACCAAAGACAATCAGATAGTGTACCTCCTGGGGGGAGTCGTCAAGATGAACATGGCTTTACCGCTCAACTACTGCAGTATATGTACCACTTACCTCCTCATTGTCATACAGTTCTCCAAATTCCTCGACTAG